In Nicotiana tabacum cultivar K326 chromosome 11, ASM71507v2, whole genome shotgun sequence, a single window of DNA contains:
- the LOC107762803 gene encoding transcription factor RF2b — protein sequence MQDPSNPNSKNQTPSFSATFRPSHHRRAHSEVNFRLPEDLDLVSDPFDASAGSFEEIGSEDDFFSTYMDIEKLGTGSNPTDGFNNAAGSSSGLLVADGEKTFSRPRHRHSNSVDSSSLLLSESIEAKKAMAPDKLAELWTIDPKRAKRILANRQSASRSKERKARYITELERKVQTLQTEATTLSAQLTLFQRDTTQFTNENTELKIRLQAMAQQAQLRDALNEALKQEVERLKMATGEMSSSDAYNLGMQHIPYNQSAFFSHQTQSGPSESQNIQMQQFHSLQDSLLTPHRRLLAGHGQALPDTMQQDPLGRFQGLDIGGRGMHHVKTETPSISASESSSTL from the exons ATGCAAGATCCGTCAAATCCAAACTCCAAGAATCAAACGCCGTCATTTTCAGCTACATTCAGGCCATCTCACCACCGGCGAGCTCATTCTGAAGTGAACTTCCGGCTGCCGGAGGATCTAGATCTTGTATCCGACCCATTCGATGCGTCCGCCGGGAGTTTCGAGGAGATCGGATCCGAGGACGATTTCTTCTCCACTTACATGGACATTGAGAAACTCGGCACCGGATCCAACCCTACCGATGGATTCAACAATGCCGCCGGAAGTAGTAGTGGACTACTGGTAGCTGACGGAGAGAAGACTTTCAGTAGGCCACGTCATAGGCATAGTAATTCTGTGGATAGTTCCAGTTTGTTGCTAAGTGAGAGTATTGAAGCTAAGAAAGCTATGGCTCCAGATAAACTTGCTGAACTTTGGACCATTGATCCTAAGCGCGCCAAAAG GATTTTGGCTAATCGGCAGTCTGCTTCTCGCTCGAAAGAGAGGAAGGCCCGTTACATAACTGAACTTGAGAGAAAGGTTCAGACCCTTCAAACAGAAGCAACCACTCTTTCTGCACAATTAACCCTTTTCCAG CGGGATACGACCCAGTTTACTAATGAGAACACAGAGCTTAAGATCCGTTTGCAAGCTATGGCACAACAAGCTCAGTTACGTGATG CTCTGAATGAAGCACTGAAACAGGAAGTGGAAAGACTTAAAATGGCTACAGGGGAAATGTCCTCTTCAGATGCGTACAATTTGGGGATGCAACACATTCCATATAATCAATCAGCATTCTTTTCCCATCAGACACAGTCAGGGCCAAGCGAATCCCAGAACATACAGATGCAGCAGTTTCATTCCCTCCAGGACAGCTTGTTGACTCCTCATCGCCGTTTACTTGCAGGCCATGGGCAGGCTCTCCCAGATACAATGCAACAGGATCCCCTTGGTCGTTTTCAGGGTCTTGATATAGGTGGCAGGGGTATGCATCATGTCAAGACCGAAACACCTTCTATTTCTGCCAGTGAGAGCAGCAGTACATTGTGA